The proteins below are encoded in one region of Halichoerus grypus chromosome X, mHalGry1.hap1.1, whole genome shotgun sequence:
- the LOC118544748 gene encoding protein BEX1-like: MASKEEHAVKNLNMENTDQENEKKDEKEQVANKGEPLALPLETGEYCVPRVNRRRFRVRQPIQQYRWDVIQRLEEPGSMREENVERIGEEMRQLMQKLKEKQFSHSLRAVSTDPPHHDHRDEFCLMP; encoded by the coding sequence ATGGCGTCCAAAGAGGAGCACGCAGTAAAAAATCTCAACATGGAAAATACCgaccaggaaaatgaaaaaaaagatgaaaaggagcAAGTTGCTAATAAAGGAGAGCCCTTGGCCCTCCCTTTGGAAACTGGTGAATATTGTGTGCCTAGAGTAAATCGTAGGCGGTTCCGTGTTAGGCAGCCCATCCAGCAGTATAGATGGGATGTGATTCAGAGGCTTGAAGAGCCGGGAAGTATGAGAGAAGAGAATGTGGAAAGGATTGGGGAGGAGATGAGACAACTCATGCAAAAGCTGAAGGAAAAGCAGTTCAGTCATAGTTTGCGGGCAGTTAGCACTGACCCCCCTCACCATGACCATCGTGATGAGTTTTGCCTTATGCCTTGA